One region of Deinococcus budaensis genomic DNA includes:
- a CDS encoding 2-phosphosulfolactate phosphatase: MRLRVDLLPHGNYPDVVLVVDVLRATTTAVTYLERGADALLLTVTPELALSLRAGAGGGDAVLLGGERGGLPLPGFDFGNSPAEAADQNFTGKTVVMNTTNGTGAAHVAAQTGKHVLLAALINAHAAARRARALATEEIAIVCAGTDGRAGLEDVYAAGVLAEYLLAMGVFTVDDGARIALTIRRNAGNPIEALGSSGHGQHLARLGLEGDVRHAAQVSISRVVPVLAPEQGVPGALKPGALKFVAS, translated from the coding sequence ATGAGGCTTCGGGTGGACCTGCTGCCCCACGGCAACTATCCCGACGTGGTGCTGGTGGTAGATGTGCTGCGCGCGACGACCACCGCCGTCACCTATCTGGAGCGCGGCGCCGACGCCCTGCTGCTCACCGTCACGCCCGAACTCGCCCTGTCGCTGCGTGCGGGGGCAGGCGGCGGGGACGCCGTGCTGCTGGGCGGCGAGCGCGGCGGGCTGCCCCTTCCCGGCTTCGACTTCGGCAACAGCCCGGCCGAGGCGGCCGACCAGAACTTCACCGGCAAGACCGTGGTGATGAACACCACCAACGGCACCGGGGCCGCGCACGTCGCCGCGCAGACCGGCAAACACGTGCTGCTGGCGGCCCTGATCAACGCGCACGCCGCCGCCCGCCGCGCCCGCGCGCTGGCGACCGAGGAGATCGCCATCGTCTGTGCTGGAACCGACGGCCGCGCCGGGCTGGAGGACGTGTACGCCGCCGGGGTGCTCGCCGAGTACCTGCTGGCGATGGGGGTCTTTACCGTCGACGACGGCGCCCGCATCGCCCTGACGATCCGCCGCAACGCCGGGAATCCCATCGAGGCCCTGGGCAGCAGCGGGCACGGCCAGCACCTCGCGCGCCTGGGCCTGGAAGGCGACGTGCGCCACGCCGCCCAGGTCAGCATCAGCCGGGTCGTGCCGGTCCTCGCCCCCGAGCAGGGCGTTCCCGGCGCCCTGAAGCCCGGCGCCCTGAAGTTCGTGGCGAGCTGA
- the nspC gene encoding carboxynorspermidine decarboxylase: protein MTVADLALPAVTPTESIDWASIPSPAFVLDESRLRRNLALISHVQRESGAQIIVAFKGYAMWSTFPVLREYGIRGATASSLNEAILAKEEMQGEVHVYAPAYSDEDFPRILELADHLVFNSFSQWERFRPQVEAARAAGRALHVGLRVNPEYAEVETDLYNPAGPFSRLGVTRREFRPELLDGIDGLHFHTLCEKDSDTLERTLEVLERSFGEFLPRMSWVNFGGGHLMTREGYDVERLVRVVRAFREKWGVHVILEPGSAFGWQTGWLVSSVLDVVHNVKDAALLDVSVSAHMPDVLEMPYRPRILGARDPGEGEHTHREANDYAPGDHPYLIGGTTCLAGDVVGEYVFDQPLKPGDRVVFDDMIHYTMVKTTFFNGVKHPDIGILRPDGRYERVKTFGYEEFKAKLS, encoded by the coding sequence ATGACCGTTGCCGACCTTGCCCTGCCCGCCGTGACGCCCACGGAGTCCATCGACTGGGCCAGCATTCCCAGCCCCGCTTTCGTGCTCGACGAGTCGCGGCTGCGGCGCAACCTCGCCCTGATCTCGCACGTTCAGCGGGAAAGCGGCGCGCAGATCATCGTGGCCTTCAAGGGCTACGCGATGTGGAGCACCTTCCCGGTCCTGCGCGAGTACGGCATCCGGGGCGCGACCGCCAGCAGCCTCAACGAGGCGATCCTGGCGAAAGAGGAGATGCAGGGCGAGGTCCACGTCTACGCGCCCGCCTATTCCGACGAGGACTTCCCCCGGATTCTCGAACTGGCCGACCACCTCGTCTTCAACTCGTTCTCCCAGTGGGAGCGCTTCCGGCCCCAGGTCGAGGCCGCCCGCGCCGCCGGGAGGGCGCTGCACGTCGGCCTGCGCGTGAACCCCGAATACGCCGAGGTGGAAACCGACCTCTACAACCCCGCCGGGCCGTTCTCGCGGCTGGGCGTGACGCGGCGCGAGTTCCGGCCTGAGCTGCTGGACGGCATCGACGGCCTGCACTTCCATACCCTCTGCGAGAAGGATTCCGACACGCTGGAGCGCACGCTGGAGGTCCTCGAGCGCTCCTTCGGGGAGTTTCTGCCGCGCATGAGCTGGGTCAACTTCGGTGGCGGCCACCTGATGACCCGCGAGGGCTACGACGTCGAGCGGCTGGTCCGCGTGGTGCGGGCCTTCCGCGAGAAATGGGGCGTCCACGTGATCCTGGAACCTGGCAGCGCCTTTGGCTGGCAGACCGGCTGGCTGGTCAGTAGCGTGCTCGACGTGGTCCACAACGTCAAGGACGCCGCGCTGCTCGACGTGTCGGTCAGCGCGCACATGCCCGACGTGCTGGAGATGCCCTACCGCCCGCGCATCCTGGGGGCGCGCGACCCCGGCGAGGGCGAGCACACCCACCGCGAGGCGAACGACTACGCCCCCGGCGACCACCCCTACCTGATCGGCGGCACGACCTGCCTCGCCGGGGACGTGGTGGGCGAGTACGTCTTCGACCAGCCGCTGAAGCCTGGCGACCGGGTGGTCTTCGACGACATGATCCACTACACCATGGTCAAGACGACCTTTTTCAACGGGGTCAAGCACCCCGACATCGGCATCCTGCGCCCGGACGGCCGCTACGAGCGCGTGAAGACCTTCGGCTACGAGGAATTCAAGGCCAAGCTGAGCTGA
- a CDS encoding SDR family NAD(P)-dependent oxidoreductase, with product MPTAFQNLPDLRGKVTLVTGASRGVGRGVALGLGEAGATVYVTGRTLSGRHPGMPFLAGSLEETAADVTALGGLGVPLQCDHRDDAQTRAVLERIAQERGHLDLLVNNVWGGYEGLHLWDERGQTWNAPFWEQPLSLWDEMFGAGVRAHYITTALAAPLLIAAGGLTVNISFFAGQRHRDTENIPYFLAKNADDRMVQAFANHFRPQGVSAVSLYPGLVRTEGVLLAPEGTFDLSSSESPQFLGRAVAHLAADPGVLERSGQTLVAAELAQEYGFTDIDGKQPPSARASFQE from the coding sequence ATGCCAACAGCCTTTCAAAACCTGCCAGACCTGCGCGGAAAGGTCACTCTGGTGACGGGGGCCAGCCGGGGCGTCGGGCGCGGGGTCGCCCTCGGGCTGGGCGAGGCCGGGGCGACGGTGTACGTGACGGGCCGCACTCTCAGCGGGCGGCACCCCGGAATGCCCTTCCTGGCGGGCAGCCTGGAAGAGACGGCGGCGGACGTGACGGCGCTGGGCGGACTGGGCGTTCCCCTCCAGTGCGATCACCGCGACGATGCCCAGACCCGGGCGGTGCTGGAGCGGATCGCGCAGGAGCGTGGCCACCTCGACTTGCTCGTGAACAACGTCTGGGGAGGCTACGAGGGCCTGCACCTCTGGGACGAGCGGGGGCAGACGTGGAACGCTCCTTTCTGGGAACAGCCGCTCTCGCTGTGGGATGAGATGTTCGGGGCGGGGGTGCGGGCGCACTACATCACCACCGCGCTCGCGGCCCCACTGCTGATCGCAGCTGGGGGACTGACCGTGAACATCAGCTTCTTCGCAGGGCAGCGGCACCGGGACACCGAGAACATTCCCTACTTCCTTGCCAAGAATGCCGACGACCGCATGGTCCAGGCGTTCGCCAACCACTTTCGCCCGCAGGGGGTGAGCGCCGTCTCGCTCTACCCCGGTCTGGTCCGAACCGAGGGCGTGCTGCTGGCCCCCGAGGGCACCTTCGACCTTTCCAGCTCGGAATCTCCGCAGTTCCTGGGCCGGGCCGTTGCCCACCTCGCCGCCGATCCGGGCGTGCTGGAGCGCTCGGGGCAGACCCTGGTGGCAGCGGAACTCGCGCAGGAGTACGGATTTACCGATATCGATGGCAAGCAGCCCCCGTCCGCCCGCGCCTCCTTTCAGGAGTGA
- a CDS encoding DUF4384 domain-containing protein: MHTNLKGMLTITALLGLSAATAAHAGPARITAQSIIVNPSQPQLDVQVWVNKDASGRGNPVYRKGEQISVGLKTNRDAYVYLFNVNANGQIDLFFPNTYEESNFVQAGATRVFPARNASYTLTVGGPNGQDKLLALASTRELNIDDIATFAGGQGFAEVKVQGQENLARALSVVLNPLPADGWVTDVATFRVGNVAQRPPAQGGATGTVTVTPDPPAPSEPAPEQPVTRIQPGEKGDGSFDAAMVDAYSRLKGDESLGAATSYAQGWSDGLWQKFRGVAAYGDAVLLHANGSSRAYAVHGRLLERYLALAQAENGGTRPPSRLGWAAGDEKVIPRNSYGTSGLYGFFQNGALYGTEKYGTFWLTGNVLKTYQGLGGSGSFLGFPTRDQYLLNGGWAADFEGGTLRTVNGAVKVSRK, translated from the coding sequence ATGCACACGAACCTGAAGGGAATGCTGACCATCACGGCCCTGCTCGGCCTGAGCGCTGCCACCGCCGCCCATGCCGGACCGGCCAGAATCACGGCCCAGAGCATCATCGTGAACCCCAGTCAGCCGCAGCTGGACGTGCAGGTCTGGGTCAACAAGGACGCCAGCGGGCGCGGCAACCCGGTCTACCGCAAGGGCGAGCAGATCAGCGTGGGCCTCAAGACCAACCGGGACGCCTACGTGTACCTCTTCAACGTCAACGCCAACGGGCAGATCGACCTGTTCTTTCCCAACACCTATGAGGAGAGCAACTTCGTGCAGGCGGGCGCGACCCGGGTCTTTCCGGCCCGGAATGCCAGTTACACGCTCACGGTCGGCGGCCCCAATGGCCAGGACAAGCTGCTGGCGCTCGCCAGCACCCGTGAGCTGAACATCGACGACATCGCCACCTTCGCCGGTGGCCAGGGCTTCGCGGAGGTAAAGGTGCAGGGCCAGGAGAACCTCGCCCGCGCCCTGAGCGTGGTGCTGAACCCGCTGCCCGCCGACGGCTGGGTGACCGACGTGGCGACCTTCCGGGTGGGCAACGTGGCGCAGCGGCCTCCCGCCCAGGGCGGCGCCACCGGCACCGTGACCGTGACGCCCGACCCGCCCGCCCCCAGCGAACCCGCTCCCGAGCAGCCCGTCACCCGCATCCAGCCCGGCGAGAAGGGGGACGGCTCCTTTGACGCGGCGATGGTGGACGCCTACAGCCGTCTCAAGGGCGACGAGTCGCTGGGCGCGGCGACCAGCTACGCGCAAGGCTGGAGCGACGGCCTGTGGCAGAAGTTCCGGGGGGTGGCGGCCTACGGCGACGCCGTGCTGCTGCACGCGAACGGCTCCAGCCGCGCGTACGCGGTTCACGGGCGCCTGCTGGAGCGCTACCTCGCGCTCGCGCAGGCCGAAAACGGCGGCACCCGCCCGCCCTCGCGCCTGGGCTGGGCGGCGGGCGACGAGAAGGTCATCCCGCGCAACAGCTACGGCACCAGCGGCCTGTACGGCTTTTTCCAGAACGGCGCCCTGTACGGCACCGAGAAATACGGCACCTTCTGGCTCACCGGGAACGTCCTGAAGACCTACCAGGGCCTGGGCGGCAGCGGCTCCTTTCTGGGCTTTCCCACCCGCGACCAGTACCTCCTGAACGGGGGCTGGGCCGCCGACTTCGAGGGCGGCACCCTCCGCACCGTGAACGGCGCCGTCAAGGTGTCCCGCAAGTAA